In Prunus dulcis chromosome 1, ALMONDv2, whole genome shotgun sequence, the following are encoded in one genomic region:
- the LOC117616829 gene encoding VQ motif-containing protein 9 codes for MDKSCPSSTSDSALTSATTSSGGGSSSSTRDSYLKHLNKLSHKISKPTTSNNNTTFLKKPNFENPTPPPPPPVPLPPQPQQQQQQQQHQPPVYNINKNDFRDVVQKLTGSPAHHDRFSNPQPPSVHPPKPQISSRLQRIRPPPLAHVSNRPPPSLECAAPPTNPNAINNSIIPPMGSAAAHFNSIGRSTTPLSPLPPFPTVHAAAESPVSAYMRYLHNSISAVDANKNQAFSGFSPLAPLVSPRWTNQTPQQNQQAAPPQQGMLSSASQQQPPATAIASQPQFTLPPSPLPFGCLNSPRSPYPLMSPNQLGFPQLPLSPTVPVPSPRWRGF; via the coding sequence ATGGATAAAAGCTGTCCATCTTCAACCTCTGACTCTGCTCTGACTTCTGCTACTACCAGCAGCGGTGGTGGCAGCAGCAGCTCCACCAGAGACAGCTACCTCAAACACCTCAACAAGCTTTCTCACAAGATCTCAAAACCCACAACCTCAAACAACAACACCACCTTCCTTAAAAAACCCAACTTTGAAAATCCaacacctcctcctcctcctcctgttcctcttcctccacaacctcaacagcaacaacagcaacagcaacatcAGCCTCCGGTGTACAACATCAACAAAAATGACTTCCGCGACGTCGTTCAGAAGCTCACCGGCTCCCCCGCCCACCACGACCGCTTCTCCAACCCGCAGCCGCCGTCGGTCCACCCGCCCAAGCCCCAAATTAGCTCCCGGCTCCAGCGCATCCGCCCTCCCCCCCTCGCTCACGTTAGCAACCGCCCCCCTCCCTCGCTAGAATGCGCCGCCCCGCCCACCAACCCCAACGCCATCAACAACTCCATCATTCCACCCATGGGTTCCGCCGCCGCTCACTTCAACTCCATTGGACGGTCCACAACCCCACTCTCGCCTCTCCCTCCTTTCCCAACCGTACACGCGGCGGCCGAGTCCCCCGTCTCCGCCTACATGCGGTACCTCCACAACTCAATCTCAGCCGTCGATGCGAACAAAAACCAGGCTTTCTCGGGATTCTCGCCGCTGGCCCCGCTCGTGTCGCCGCGCTGGACCAATCAGACGCCGCAGCAGAATCAGCAGGCTGCGCCCCCGCAGCAGGGGATGCTTTCCTCGGCGAGTCAGCAACAACCGCCGGCGACGGCGATAGCGTCACAGCCGCAGTTCACTCTGCCTCCGTCACCGCTTCCGTTTGGGTGCTTGAATTCGCCGCGGTCACCGTACCCTTTGATGTCCCCAAATCAATTAGGGTTTCCTCAGCTTCCGCTCTCGCCGACAGTGCCTGTTCCAAGCCCTAGATGGAGAGGTTTCTAA
- the LOC117622871 gene encoding 14-3-3-like protein, translating to MAATTPSPREENVYMAKLAEQAERYEEMVEFVEKVSASAEKEELTVEERNLLSVAYKNVIGARRASWRIISSIEQKEESRGNDDHVAMIRDYRSKIETELSNICDGILKLLDSRLIPSAFAGDSKVFYLKMKGDYHRYLAEFKTGTERKEAAESTLSAYKAAQDIANAELAPTHPIRLGLALNFSVFYYEILNSPDRACNLAKQAFDEAIAELDTLGEESYKDSTLIMQLLRDNLTLWTSDMQDDGADEIKEAAPKPEEPKQ from the exons ATGGCGGCAACCACACCCTCGCCCCGTGAAGAGAACGTGTACATGGCGAAGCTCGCGGAGCAAGCTGAGCGCTACGAGGAGATGGTGGAGTTCGTCGAGAAAGTCTCGGCCTCCGCCGAGAAGGAGGAGCTGACCGTGGAGGAGCGCAACCTCCTCTCCGTCGCCTACAAGAACGTGATCGGCGCTCGCCGGGCCTCCTGGCGCATCATCTCCTCCATTGAGCAGAAGGAGGAGAGCCGCGGCAACGACGACCACGTCGCTATGATCCGCGACTACCGATCCAAGATCGAGACCGAGCTCTCCAACATCTGCGATGGCATTCTCAAGCTGCTCGACTCGCGGCTCATCCCTTCCGCCTTCGCCGGCGACTCCAAGGTCTTCTACCTCAAGATGAAGGGCGACTACCATCGCTATCTTGCTGAGTTCAAGACCGGCACCGAGCGCAAGGAGGCTGCTGAGAGCACTCTCTCAGCCTACAAAGCTGCTCAG GACATTGCCAATGCAGAACTGGCACCAACGCATCCAATCCGTCTGGGATTGGCTCTCAACTTCTCTGTGTTCTACTATGAGATTCTGAACTCCCCTGATCGCGCTTGCAATCTCGCCAAACAG GCTTTTGATGAGGCAATCGCAGAGTTGGACACTCTCGGCGAGGAGTCATACAAGGACAGCACTTTGATAATGCAACTTCTCCGTGACAACCTCACTCTGTGGACCTCTGACATGCAG GATGATGGGGCGGATGAGATTAAAGAAGCAGCACCCAAGCCTGAGGAACCAAAGCAGTGA
- the LOC117615552 gene encoding cytochrome c oxidase subunit 6b-1: MAEAQGDKTQTLAEQYSLEKPDVATKPVEVKVVENPVTEVVPEKAEETPAAAEESTEVTPAGEESNEASPAAAGIEATETNPATEAAAEESKDSTENSGDKEAAEETPAIKIETAPADFRFPTTNQTRHCFTRYVEYHRCVAAKGEDAPECDKFAKFYRSLCPGEWIERWNEQRENGTFPGPL, translated from the exons ATGGCGGAGGCGCAAGGCGACAAAACCCAAACCCTAGCTGAG CAATACTCATTGGAGAAACCAGATGTGGCTACCAAACCTGTTGAAGTAAAAGTGGTTGAGAATCCAGTGACTGAAGTTGTCCCTGAGAAAGCTGAGGAAACACCTGCTGCTGCAGAAGAAAGCACAGAAGTTACACCAGCTGGCGAAGAAAGCAATGAAGCCAGTCCTGCTGCTGCTGGCATAGAAGCTACTGAAACCAATCCTGCCACTGAAGCTGCTGCTGAAGAAAGCAAGGATAGTACTGAAAACTCAGGTGATAAAGAAGCAGCTGAAGAGACACCTGCAATTAAG ATTGAGACGGCACCAGCGGATTTCCGTTTCCCAACAACAAATCAGACAAGGCATTGCTTTACCCGATATGTAGAGTATCATCG GTGCGTAGCTGCTAAGGGGGAAGATGCTCCAGAGTGTGACAAATTTGCAAAGTTTTACCGTTCTCTTTGCCCTGGTGAATGG ATTGAGAGATGGAATGAGCAGAGGGAGAACGGAACCTTTCCAGGTCCTCTGTAG
- the LOC117616350 gene encoding histone H3.3, with translation MARTKQTARKSTGGKAPRKQLATKAARKSAPTTGGVKKPHRYRPGTVALREIRKYQKSTELLIRKLPFQRLVREIAQDFKTDLRFQSHAVLALQEAAEAYLVGLFEDTNLCAIHAKRVTIMPKDIQLARRIRGERA, from the exons ATGGCCCGTACGAAGCAGACTGCTCGCAAGTCCACCGGAGGCAAGGCTCCAAGGAAGCAACTTGCCACCAAG GCTGCTCGCAAATCAGCCCCAACCACCGGAGGCGTGAAGAAGCCTCACAGATACCGCCCTGGAACTGTTGCCCTCCG TGAAATCCGCAAGTACCAGAAGAGCACAGAGCTGCTGATCAGGAAGCTTCCATTCCAGAGGCTGGTTCGTGAAATTGCCCAGGACTTCAAAACCGATTTGCGTTTCCAGAGCCATGCTGTTTTGGCCCTGCAGGAGGCAGCCGAGGCATACCTTGTTGGGTTGTTTGAGGACACAAACCTCTGTGCCATTCATGCCAAGCGCGTTACTATCATGCCCAAGGACATCCAACTTGCCAGGAGAATTCGAGGCGAGAGGGCTTAA